The genomic DNA GCACCTAATGCAGTCATTCGAACAGTCCAAGATATTTATGATAATATTAAGAAGCTTGGCTACCCTGCGGTTTTAAAAACAGCTAGAGGCGGCTATGATGGAAAAGGCCAATTGGTGATCAAGGAAGAGAAGGATATTGCAGGAGCAAATGAGCTTTTAGAAACGAGCGTGTGTGTTCTTGAAAAGTGGATTCCGTTTGAAAAAGAAATATCAGTGATTGTGGCAAGGAATCCGCGGGGAGAAACTGCCGTTTTTCCTGTCGCCGAAAATATCCATCGAAACAATATTCTTCACAAAACGATCGTACCGGCGAGAATACCGGATTCAATAAAAAAGGATGCAGAGGCAAAGGCGATCGATCTCGCTGAATCACTGGGACTGATCGGAACTCTTGCGGTTGAAATGTTTCTAACAGCGGATGGAACAATTTTTATCAATGAACTTGCTCCGCGCCCGCATAATTCAGGACATTTTTCAATCGAAGCATGTGAGACATCACAATTCGAACAGCATATCCGAGCAATTTGCAATTGGCCGCTCGGAAGTACAAAACTATTAAAACCGGCTGTAATGGTCAATATATTAGGGGAACATCAGTCAAGCATCATTGAGAAATTACCAGAACTGCCTGATTGGAAAATCCATTTGTACGGAAAAGATGAAGCAAAAGCAAAGCGGAAAATGGGGCATGCCACCATTTTGCGTGATTCTCTTGATACGGCTCTTACAGAAATTGAGCAAAGCGGCATATGGAACAGTGCAGTTAAGATCGGAGGCTAAAACATGATTGAACGTTATACAAGACCTGAAATGGGAGCGATTTGGACGGAAGAAAATCGCTTTAAAGCTTGGCTTGAGGTTGAAATTCTTGCCTGTGAAGCTTGGGCAGAACTAGGTGTCATACCGAAAGAGGATGTAAAAAAAATCCGTGAAAAAGCATCTTTCAATATTGAGCGCATTAAAGAAATCGAAGAGGAAACAAGACACGATGTTGTTGCATTTACACGGGCCGTTTCCGAAACTTTAGGTGAAGAGCGAAAATGGGTTCACTACGGGTTAACTTCAACCGATGTTGTTGATACAGCTCTTTCTTACCTCTTAAAGCAAGCGAATGAAATTCTTTTAAAAGATATTGAAAACTTTATTGAAATCCTTAAAAACAAAGCGCAAGAACATAAGTATACAGTGATGATGGGGCGCACCCATGGCGTTCATGCAGAACCGACAACGTTTGGACTAAAGCTTGCACTTTGGTATGAAGAAATGAAAAGAAATCTTGAGCGTTTCAAGCAAGCAGCTGCAAATATAGAAGTCGGAAAGATTTCCGGAGCTGTTGGAACGTATGCAAACATTGATCCGTTTGTTGAAAAATACGTTTGTGAAAAACTCGGGCTAAAACCTGCGCCAATTTCTACTCAAACATTGCAACGCGACCGCCATGCCCATTACATGTCAACAATTGCATTGATCGCGACCTCAATTGAAAAATTTGCCGTTGAAATTCGCGGGCTTCAAAAAAGTGAAACACGCGAAGTTGAAGAATTTTTTGCTAAAGGGCAGAAAGGGTCTTCGGCTATGCCGCATAAACGAAACCCGATCGGCTCGGAGAATATGACTGGTATGGCTCGCGTCATCCGTGGTTATATGATGACCGCTTATGAAAATGTTCCTCTCTGGCATGAAAGAGATATTTCCCATTCTTCAGCCGAGCGGATTATTTTACCGGATGCAACGATTGCATTGAATTACATGCTGAACCGTTTTGCGAACATTGTGAAAAACTTGACTGTTTATCCGGAAAATATGAAGCGCAACATGGACCGGACGCTTGGTTTGATTTATTCGCAGCGCGTGCTTCTTGCTTTGATCGATAAAGGCTTCTCCCGCGAAGAGGCATATGATACTGTTCAGCCAAAAGCAATGGAAGCATGGGAAAAGCAAGTGCCGTTTCGCAGTTTAATTGAGATGGACGAAAAGATTACTTCTCACCTTTCGCCGGCTGAAATCGATGATTGCTTTGATTATCACTATCATTTGCAGCACGTAGACACGATCTTTGAACGGTTAGGACTATAAAGGTAAGGATTTCCCCTTACCTTTTTCAACCCTAATATACTGAAGATTCCTAATTTTCTTGCTAAGGAGGCTCCCATAATGGAAAAACGAGCTCTGTTATATGAAGGTAAAGCCAAAAAGGTTTATCAAACGGAGGATGACAATATTGTCTGGATCGAGTACAAAGATTCTGCTACCGCCTTTAATGGTGAAAAGAAAGCAGAAATCGCCGGAAAAGGCCGTTTAAATAATGAAATTACCAGTTTGCTATTTTCAAAGCTTCATGATGAAGGAGTCGAATCACATTTTATCAAACGCTTATCAGAAACAGAACAGCTGGTGAAAAAAGTTTCGATTATCCCTCTTGAAACAGTTGTTCGAAACCTTGCTGCCGGAAGTTTTTCAAAAAGGTTAGGAATCGAGGAGGGAACACCATTCTCTAAACCGATTGTCGAATTTTATCTGAAAAACGATGAGCTTGGCGACCCGCTTATTACAGATGCCCATATTATTGAATTGAAGCTTGCTACTGAAGAAGAGTTGAATGAATTAAAAGAAAAAGCATTAAAAGTAAATGACATCTTAATCAGCTTTTTTAAAGAAATTGGAATCCGACTTGTGGACTTCAAATTGGAATTTGGGAAAGACGCTGACGGACGCATTCTTCTTGCTGATGAAATTTCACCGGATACATGCCGCCTGTGGGATTTAAAGACAAATGAAAAGCTTGATAAAGATGTGTTCCGCCGTGACCTTGGAAATTTAACTGAAGCATATGAAAACATTCTTTCCAGATTAGGAGGCCAACCAGCATGTACAAAGTAAAAGTTTACGTGACATTACGTGAAAGTGTATTAGATCCTCAAGGAACTGCAGTAAAAAATTCCCTTCATTCTTTAGGCTACAGTGAAGTAGCAGATGTGCGAATCGGTAAATATATGGAGTTAATGATCGACAAAACCGACCGGGATGTGGAAACTATCGTAAACGAAATTTGCGATCGCCTTTTGGCCAATCCGGTTATTGAAGATTATCGCTACGAAATTGAGGAGTGTGTTGCTCAGTGAAATTTGCGGTCATCGTCTTTCCAGGATCAAATTGTGACGTAGATATGTACCATGCCATTAAAGATGAGCTTGGCGAAGAAGTAGAATATGTGTGGCATGATGCTGAAAGTTTGGAACAATACGATGGAATCTTGCTTCCGGGCGGTTTTTCATACGGAGATTATCTTCGTTCAGGAGCGATTGCCCGTTTTAGCAAAGTAATGAGTGAAGTCGTGAAAGCTGCGGAAGCAGGAAAGCCAGTTTTAGGAGTATGCAACGGATTCCAAATTTTATTGGAAGCAGGTTTGTTGCCTGGTGCAATGCGGCGAAATGAAAGCTTAAAATTTATTTGCCGGCCAGTTGAGTTAAAAGTTGAAAACAATCGGTCGATGTTTACTTCCCTATACAAGGAAGGCGAAATTATCACCATTCCAATTGCTCATGGGGAAGGAAATTACTATTGTGATGAAGAAACGCTTGCCAAACTAAAAGCGAATAACCAAATCGTTTTTACGTATCATGGAACGAATCCGAACGGCAGTCTTGCGAATATTGCCGGGATTATGAATGAGCGCGGAAATGTTCTTGGCATGATGCCGCATCCAGAGCGGGCGGTTGATGAACTTCTTGGCGGCGCGGATGGTCTGAAACTTTTTCAATCAATCGTAAAACATTGGAGGGAAGCATATGTTGTTAACGCTTGAACCGTGTACTGAACAAATAAAAGCAGAGAAAATCTATCAGCAAATGGGCTTGTCTGATGAAGAATTTGCGATGATTGAAAAAATTCTCGGACGCCTTCCAAATTATACAGAAACGGGCCTTTTCTCAGTTATGTGGTCAGAGCATTGCAGCTACAAAAATTCAAAGCCTGTGTTAAAAAAATTTCCGACAACCGGAGAACGGGTGCTGCAGGGACCGGGAGAAGGAGCTGGAATTGTTGATATCGGTGATGAACAAGCGGTTGTTTTCAAAATTGAAAGTCACAACCACCCGTCTGCGATTGAGCCATACCAGGGCGCAGCAACAGGTGTGGGCGGCATTATTCGTGATGTCTTTTCAATGGGCGCAAGACCGATCGCTCTCCTTAACTCTTTACGATTTGGAGAACTGGATTCTGCTCGTGTCCGGTACCTTTTTAAAGAAGTAGTCGCAGGAATTGCCGGATACGGCAACTGTATCGGAATTCCGACAGTAGGCGGTGAAGTGCAATTTGATCCAGCCTATGATGGTAATCCACTCGTGAACGCCATGTGCGTAGGTATTATAGACCATAAGGATATTAAAAAAGGTCAGGCGCATGGTGTAGGAAATACCGTTATGTATGTTGGTGCAAAAACTGGCCGTGACGGAATACACGGGGCAACCTTTGCGTCAGAAGAATTAAATGAGCAATCTGAAGAAAAACGCCCGGCAGTACAAGTTGGCGATCCGTTTATGGAAAAATTGCTGCTGGAAGCCTGTCTTGAGCTCGTTCAATCTGACGCTCTTGTCGGGATCCAGGACATGGGTGCGGCCGGCCTTACAAGTTCATCGGCAGAAATGGCGAGTAAAGCAGGTTCAGGAATTGAAATGAATTTGGATCTTGTGCCTCAGCGGGAATCAGGAATGACTGCATATGAAATGATGTTGTCTGAATCTCAGGAACGAATGCTAATTGTCGTAAAAAAAGGCCGTGAACAGGAAGTCATTGATCTCTTTTCTAAATATGGACTCGAAGCTGTTGCGATCGGCAGAGTAACAGATGATAAAATGCTACGCCTTCTCCATAAAGGTGAAGTTGTTGCGGAGGTTCCTGTTGATGCACTTGCGGAGGATGCTCCTGTTTATCATAAACCGTCTAGAGAGCCGGAATATTTCCGTGAATTCCAGGCGATGGAAAACGATATTCCGGAAGTGAATGATTATAAAGAAACACTTCTTGCCCTCTTGCAGCAGCCGACAATCGCGAGCAAGGAATGGGTTTATGACCAATATGATTACATGGTAAGAACCAATACAGTTGTTACACCGGGTTCAGATGCTGCCGTTGTCCGCATCCGCGGCACGAAAAAAGCATTGGCAATGACGACGGACTGCAACTCCCGTTATCTTTATCTCGATCCGGAAACAGGCGGAAAGATTGCCGTTGCTGAAGCAGCGAGAAATATTATTTGTTCAGGTGCAGAGCCGCTCGCAATTACTGACTGCCTGAACTTTGGAAATCCTGAAAAGCCGGAGATTTTCTGGCAGCTTGAAAAAGCGGTCGACGGAATGAGTGATGCCTGCCGCACGTTAGGTACACCGGTTATTGGCGGAAATGTCTCCTTATACAACGAAACAAGCGGTGCGGCTGTTTACCCTACTCCTGTTGTTGGTATGGTCGGGCTTGTGGAAGATTTAAAGCACGTAACAACACAAAGCTTTAAAGAGGCCGGAGACCTAATTTATCTTGTCGGTGAAACGAAAGACGAGTTCGGCGGCAGTGAACTGCAAAAGCTTTCATATGGTCGTATTTTTGGAAAGGCGCCAGAGTTGGATCTCGAAACAGAGAAAATAAGACAACAGCAAATATTGAATGCAATCCGAGCCGGCCTTGTAGCTTCTGCCCATGATATAGCAGAAGGCGGATTTGCTGTTGCTTTGGCAGAAAGTTTATTTGGAACCGCCGGATTAGGAGCAGATGTGAAAATTTCCGGCAACATTACGTCTGCTTTATTCAGTGAAACCCAGTCCCGCTTCTTGCTTTCTGTGAAAAAAGAAAACAAGGAAGCTTTTGAAAAGCTCGTCAATGCAACGCTTATTGGAGAAGTAACCGATTCATCTGTGCTCAGGATCGTGTCTGATACGAATGATCCCGTTATCATCGCAGATGTTAAAGAATTGGAAAGTGCCTGGAAAGGAGCCATCCCATGTTTGCTGAAATAAAAGGAATGAATGAAGAGTGCGGTATTTTTGGCATTTGGGGCCACCCTGATGCTGCACAAATCACCTATTATGGACTTCATAGCCTCCAGCACCGCGGACAGGAAGGCGCTGGGATTGTCGTGACAGATGGACGCCACCTGACAGGTGTGAAAGGTGAAGGACTGGTTACCGAAGTATTTACGGCAAATTCAATGGAAAAGCTGAACGGGAAAGCTGCGATCGGCCATGTCCGTTATGCAACTGCCGGCGGAGGCGGATATGAAAATGTCCAGCCTCTCCTTTTCCAATCCCAGAGCGGCGGATTGGCTGTTGCCCATAATGGCAACCTTGTGAATGCTAATGCGCTGAAGTTCCAATTAGAGGCGCAAGGGAGCATTTTTCAAACAAGCTCTGATACAGAAGTTCTTGCTCATTTAATAAAACGCGCCGGCTTACCTGAATTCAAAGACCGCGTTAAAAATGCGTTAACGATGCTGAAAGGGGCTTATGCGTTTCTAGTTATGACGGAGACGGAATTAATGGTCGCGCTAGATCCGCATGGTCTTAGACCACTCTCGATCGGCATGCTAGGGGATGCCTATGTTGTGGCATCTGAAACATGTGCATTTGATGTTGTAGGAGCGCAATATATACGCGATGTAATGCCGGGAGAGCTCTTGATAATCAATGATGAAGGAATGAAATCTGAGCAGTTTTCGATGAATACATCCCGGGCTATTTGTACGATGGAATATATTTATTTTTCCCGCCCGGACAGCAATATTCACGGCATTAACGTTCATACAGCAAGAAAGAACCTCGGCAAAAAGCTGGCAATGGAAGCGCCAATTGAAGCCGATGTAGTAACGGGTGTACCTGATTCAAGCATTTCCGTTGCAATCGGATATGCGGAAGCTTCAGGCATTCCTTATGAAATGGGTCTTATCAAAAATCGCTACGTCGGACGCACGTTTATTCAGCCATCCCAGTCGCTTAGAGAACAGGGAGTAAAGATGAAGCTTTCTGCGGTCCGCGGGGTTGTTGAAGGAAAACGGGTTGTCATGGTTGATGACTCGATCGTAAGGGGAACAACGAGCAAGAGGATTGTGTCGTTGTTAAGAGAAGCGGGCGCAACAGAAGTTCATGTTGTGATCAGCTCTCCGCCGATTAAGCATCCTTGCTTTTACGGAATTGATACTTCAACAAGAGAAGAACTGATTGCTTCAGACAATTCGGTTGAAGAAATCCGCCAATTGATCGGCGCTGATACACTTACGTACTTGTCAGTAGAGGGAATGATTGAGGCGATTGGCAAGAATGAAGACGGCGAAAATCGAGGACACTGCCTCGCTTGTTTTACAGGAAAATATCCGACGGAAATATATCCGGATACTCTCCAGTATTATTATCAAAAAAGTTAATGAAAAGCAGAAGGGCCATTTGAGCCCTTACTGCCGTTTTCCTTTCCAAGAGACTTTCTAAGGAGGATCATCGATGGCGAACGCTTATAAACAAGCGGGTGTGGATATAGAAGCAGGATATGAAGCGGTTTCGCGCATGAAAAAGCATGTGCAAAAAACAATGCGTGCCGGTGTATTAGGCGGCTTGGGCGGATTTGGAGGCATGTTTGATCTTTCATCCCTTCAACTAAAAGAGCCAGTGCTTGTTTCCGGTACGGACGGAGTCGGAACGAAACTTATGGTTGCGTTTTTAATGGATCAGCACGATACGATCGGAATCGACGCAGTCGCCATGTGTGTGAATGACATAGTTGTTCAAGGTGCAGAACCAATTTACTTTTTAGATTATATTGCTTGCGGAAAGGCAGACCCTGCGCGGATTGAAGCCATTGTTAAAGGAATCGCCGATGGATGCGAGCAGGCCGGATGTGCTTTAATTGGCGGAGAAACAGCTGAGATGCCGGGAATGTATGAAGCAGATGAATACGACTTGGCAGGATTTGCAGTCGGTGCCGCCGAAAAGGCAAACCTCATTACAGGTGAAAAGATCAAGGAAGGCGATGTGTTAATTGGATTAGCCTCGAACGGAATCCACAGCAACGGTTATTCGCTTGTCCGAAAAATCTTTTTCAAAGATGCAGGCATGTCTATATCCGATCATGTTGCAGAATTGGGCTGTACATTAGGGGAAGAGCTGCTTCGTCCGACAAGGATTTATGTTAAGCCGATTCTATCAGCCCTTCAAAAGTTTGAAATCAAAGGGATGGCCCATATAACCGGCGGAGGGTTTATTGAAAATATTCCACGCATGCTGCCGGAAGGGCTTGGTGCAGAAATCCATGAAGGTTCATGGCCGGAATTGCCGATTTTCAATGTAATGGAATCTGTTGGACACTTAGAGCACAGCGAAATGTACAATATTTTTAATATGGGAATAGGCATGGTTTTAGCAGTTGATAAAAAGATCGCGGCTGATGTGATCGAGCATTTTAATAATAGCGGAGAAAAAGCTTATCAAATTGGATTTGTTACGGATCGAAACGGAATCGAAATTCGTTGAAAAACGGAGGATAGCCATGAAAAACATCGCCGTATTTGCTTCAGGAAGCGGCAGCAATTTTCAAGCGATACTTGATGCCATTAACAACGGGAGCCTTAAAGCTAAAATCAAGCTCCTTGTATGCGATCAGAAAAATGCGTATGCGATTGAACGGGCAAAGGCAGCCCAAATTCCGCAATTTGTTTTTACAGCCAAAAATTATCTCAATAAAGAAGAATACGAAAATGAAATCGTGCACGAACTAAAGAAATATGGCGTTGAATTTATTGTTCTCGCAGGCTACATGAGGTTAATTGGTCCAACTCTATTAAAGGAATATGAGGGCCGTATCGTTAATATTCACCCATCCTTGCTTCCTGCTTTTCCGGGGAAGGATGCGATTGGGCAGGCATTAGCGGCAAGGGTGAAAGTGAGCGGAGTGACCATTCACTTTGTTGATGAAGGGATGGATACAGGACCGATTATTGCCCAGCAGGCTGTCACCATTGAAGATGGTGAGACTCGCGAAAGTTTACAAAGAAAAATTCAGGCCGTCGAACACAAGCTTTATCCGGAAGTATTGCAAAAGCTCTTTTCTACATCAAAGGAGGAAGAAAAATGGGAAACAAGCGTGCACTAATCAGTGTTTCAAATAAAGAAAATATCGTGGAATTTGCTAAACAGCTAGCTGAACTCGGTTTTGAAATTATTTCAACGGGCGGAACAAAAAAGGTGCTTCAGGAAAATAAAATCCCTGTAATTGGCATCAGCGATGTTACTGATTTTCCGGAAATTTTGGAAGGACGGGTTAAAACGCTTCATCCGAGAATCCATGGAGCTCTTTTAGCTAAATTTGATAATAAAGACCATCAGCAGCAAATTGCTTATCATCAGATTAAGCCGATCCAGCTTGTTTGCGTCAATCTTTATCCGTTCCAGGAGACGATTGCAAAGCCTGAAGCAACGGTTGAGGATGCGATAGAAAACATCGACATCGGCGGTCCGACAATGCTAAGAGCATCAGCGAAAAACCATGAGTATGTAACAGTAGTGGTCGATCCTGCAGATTATGAAACAGTTTTATCTGAGTTAAGAAATTTCGGAGAAGTGCAAAAAGAAACGCGCCGGAAACTAGCTGCAAAAGTCTTCCGCCATACAGCTGCTTATGATGCGTTAATTGCGGAATATATGACGGAATTGGTAGAGGAAAAAACACCTGAAAAATTAACGGTGACTTACGAGTTGAAACAACCGCTTCGCTACGGGGAAAACCCGCATCAAAAAGCTGCATTTTACCGGAAGCCGCTTGGATCCAAATTTTCCATCGCTAATGCCGATCAATTACACGGAAAAGAGCTTTCCTATAACAATATCAACGATGCAGATGCCGCACTGCAAATCGTAAAAGAATTTACAGAGCCGACAGCGGTGGCCGTTAAACATATGAATCCTTGCGGCGTTGGCACTGGGGAAACAATTTATGACGCGTTTACAAAAGCGTTTGAAGCGGATCCTGTTTCGATTTTTGGCGGAATTATTGCTTTGAATCGCGAAGTGGACGCTGAAACAGCCAAGAAGCTTCACGAAATTTTCTTAGAAATTATTATCGCGCCTTCTTTTTCAACGGAAGCTCTGGAAATTTTAACATCGAAAAAGAATTTGCGTTTATTAACTATTCCTTTTGATGAACAACAATCGGGCGAATTGAAGCTTACATCCATTGAAGGTGGATTGCTCGTTCAGGAACAGGACGCGTTCACGCTAGAAAATGCATCGATTTCCGTTCCGACAAAGCGGGAACCAACCGAAGAAGAATGGAAGGCTTTAAAGTTTGGCTGGAAAGTCGTTAAGCATGTGAAGTCGAACGCTATAGTCGTAGCTGGTAAAGATATGACGCTCGGTATTGGCGCAGGGCAAATGAATCGAGTCGGAGCTGCGAAAATCGCTCTTGAACAGGCTGGTGAAAAAGCAAACGGAGCCGTACTTGCATCAGATGCGTTTTTCCCAATGGATGATACAGTTGAAGCGGCAGCGAAAGCCGGAATTACAGCAATTATTCAGCCGGGCGGTTCAATTCGTGACGAAGATTCGATTAAAAAAGCAGATGAGTACGGAATCGCTATGGTCTTTACTGGCGTTAGGCATTTTAAACATTAATCATCAATGAATAAATATGGAACTGGCTTATAAAACTTGAAAAGTGGCTCATAAAACAGCAATTCTGGTGAAAAATGATAGAATAGAAGTTCACGCTTGTGAGGTGGAAAAAATTGAAGGTACTTGTCATCGGACGGGGTGGCCGTGAGCATGCCATTTGTACAAAAGTCAGCGAAAGCGCGTTGGTCGATAAAGTATTTGTTGCTCCAGGGAATCCAGGAATGGAAAATGTGGCGGAACGAGTTTTCGTTGAGGAACATGATCAAGAAAAACTCCTTGAGTTTGCAAAAAAAGAAGATATAGGCCTCATCATTATAGGACCAGAAGTGCCGCTTTTAGAAGGGCTGGCCGACCGTTTCAGTGAAGCGGGATTAAAAGTATTCGGCCCCAAAAAAGCAGCGGCCTTAATCGAAGGCAGCAAATCATTTGCGAAGGAACTTATGAAAAAATATCAAATTCCGACAGCCGAATATCAAGTTTTTTCAAATTATGAGGAAGCAAAGGAATATATTTTGGAAAAAGGCGCTCCGATTGTCATCAAAGCGGATGGGTTAGCTGCAGGAAAAGGAGTAACAGTCGCTCTTACGGTAGAGGAGGCACTATCAAGCCTTGAAGAAATGCTGCTTCATGAAAAGTTCGGTGCTGCATCCTCTAGTGTAGTGATTGAAGAATTTTTAAGTGGTGAAGAATTTTCTCTTATGGCTTTTGTTCATGGAGAAACGGTCGTTCCTCTTGAAATCGCACAAGATCATAAACGGGCCTATGACGGGGATCAGGGTCCTAATACGGGAGGAATGGGGGCATATTCTCCGGTTCCGCACATTGGCGAGGATACAGTGAAAACGGCGATTGAAATGATTTTAATACCGGCTGCAAAAGCGCTCGTCGCGGAAGGAAGAAGCTTTTCGGGCATCCTCTACGCAGGCCTTATTAAGACGGAAAACGGCCCGAAAGTAATTGAGTTTAATGCCCGTTTTGGCGACCCAGAAACACAAGTTGTTTTGCCGAGAATGAAATCGGATCTTGTGTCCGTAATATTGGATTTATTAGATGGAAAAAAACCTGAAATCGAATGGGATCACCAGGCAATGCTTGGAGTTGTAGTCGCAGCAGAAGGTTATCCTGGGGCATACAAAAAAGGTTCTGTTTTAAAAGGGCTTCCTGAGCTTGAAAGAGAACTTACCGTTTTTCACGCCGGGACTGAAAAAAATGAACAAGGTTTGTTTATAACAAATGGCGGACGAGTGCTCCTTGTAGGAGCTAAAGCGGAAACCTTGAAAGAAGCGCAGGCTAAAGTTTATTCAGGGCTTGCCAATTTACAGTGCAATGAAGTGTTTTACCGTAAAGATATCGGAAATAAAGCTATCGGACTCGCTTCTTATTAGTTTTGCGGACATAAACAAATAATAGGGCAACAATACTTCCAATTAACGCAATTAAGACAAATGACATATCCATCACATATTCAAGGAACATTTTAAATCATCTCCTTTTATAACTGAGGCTGTCTCATAAGGGTCTGCCCCCATGTTCGTTTATCAATATATAGTACATTTATCCAACATCATGTCCTGTATATTGTGTTATGGGGTCTGACCCTTTGGCTTTTGAAACATCCTCTTATTTAATGTTGAAAATCGTTAAGATGGATTATATGGGTGCATCTGATTCATCTCTGTTTCTTTGTTGTCTCTCATTTCCTGTCCTCTTTCAAATAGTGCAGTTACTGGACAAAAACGAACAATTCCTTCTGCCACCTTCATAGCCCCGAGCATAGACATAAAAAGATAAGAATCCCTCCAAGGTTTTTTTACAAGCTTTGCAGTGCTCCATGATAGTATTGTCAGGCCGATTGTAATCCGAATCAAAGCATTCACAATTCCGATATTTGTCTTTAAATTCATAAATGAACACTCCTCACAAAATTGTAAAAAATAATTTTCATTCTTTAATGCGTTAAACAACGAAATATGATAAGATATATTAATCACCCAAAATGTAAGGGCTTTCTTGCGATTATTTAAAATAAAAATATAAAAAAGGAGGGAGCAAGGTGCTGGAACAGCGCTACCGTTGGAAAAATAAGCACTTGCGTGAACACGTTTCCGTTTTGGACGGCAAATTGCCGCCGACGATCCTTTTAAAAAACGCTCGTTATTTAAACCAAACATTCCGCAAATGGATGACAGCAAATATTTGGATTTATGAAGATCGCATTGTTTATGTTGGCGAAAAAATGCCGGAAAACATAGAAGGGTGTGAGATCTACGATTGTTCTGATGTGCTGCTGGTTCCAGGTTATATTGAGCCGCATGC from Bacillus methanolicus MGA3 includes the following:
- the purM gene encoding phosphoribosylformylglycinamidine cyclo-ligase, whose protein sequence is MANAYKQAGVDIEAGYEAVSRMKKHVQKTMRAGVLGGLGGFGGMFDLSSLQLKEPVLVSGTDGVGTKLMVAFLMDQHDTIGIDAVAMCVNDIVVQGAEPIYFLDYIACGKADPARIEAIVKGIADGCEQAGCALIGGETAEMPGMYEADEYDLAGFAVGAAEKANLITGEKIKEGDVLIGLASNGIHSNGYSLVRKIFFKDAGMSISDHVAELGCTLGEELLRPTRIYVKPILSALQKFEIKGMAHITGGGFIENIPRMLPEGLGAEIHEGSWPELPIFNVMESVGHLEHSEMYNIFNMGIGMVLAVDKKIAADVIEHFNNSGEKAYQIGFVTDRNGIEIR
- the purN gene encoding phosphoribosylglycinamide formyltransferase; the protein is MKNIAVFASGSGSNFQAILDAINNGSLKAKIKLLVCDQKNAYAIERAKAAQIPQFVFTAKNYLNKEEYENEIVHELKKYGVEFIVLAGYMRLIGPTLLKEYEGRIVNIHPSLLPAFPGKDAIGQALAARVKVSGVTIHFVDEGMDTGPIIAQQAVTIEDGETRESLQRKIQAVEHKLYPEVLQKLFSTSKEEEKWETSVH
- the purH gene encoding bifunctional phosphoribosylaminoimidazolecarboxamide formyltransferase/IMP cyclohydrolase yields the protein MGNKRALISVSNKENIVEFAKQLAELGFEIISTGGTKKVLQENKIPVIGISDVTDFPEILEGRVKTLHPRIHGALLAKFDNKDHQQQIAYHQIKPIQLVCVNLYPFQETIAKPEATVEDAIENIDIGGPTMLRASAKNHEYVTVVVDPADYETVLSELRNFGEVQKETRRKLAAKVFRHTAAYDALIAEYMTELVEEKTPEKLTVTYELKQPLRYGENPHQKAAFYRKPLGSKFSIANADQLHGKELSYNNINDADAALQIVKEFTEPTAVAVKHMNPCGVGTGETIYDAFTKAFEADPVSIFGGIIALNREVDAETAKKLHEIFLEIIIAPSFSTEALEILTSKKNLRLLTIPFDEQQSGELKLTSIEGGLLVQEQDAFTLENASISVPTKREPTEEEWKALKFGWKVVKHVKSNAIVVAGKDMTLGIGAGQMNRVGAAKIALEQAGEKANGAVLASDAFFPMDDTVEAAAKAGITAIIQPGGSIRDEDSIKKADEYGIAMVFTGVRHFKH
- the purD gene encoding phosphoribosylamine--glycine ligase; this encodes MKVLVIGRGGREHAICTKVSESALVDKVFVAPGNPGMENVAERVFVEEHDQEKLLEFAKKEDIGLIIIGPEVPLLEGLADRFSEAGLKVFGPKKAAALIEGSKSFAKELMKKYQIPTAEYQVFSNYEEAKEYILEKGAPIVIKADGLAAGKGVTVALTVEEALSSLEEMLLHEKFGAASSSVVIEEFLSGEEFSLMAFVHGETVVPLEIAQDHKRAYDGDQGPNTGGMGAYSPVPHIGEDTVKTAIEMILIPAAKALVAEGRSFSGILYAGLIKTENGPKVIEFNARFGDPETQVVLPRMKSDLVSVILDLLDGKKPEIEWDHQAMLGVVVAAEGYPGAYKKGSVLKGLPELERELTVFHAGTEKNEQGLFITNGGRVLLVGAKAETLKEAQAKVYSGLANLQCNEVFYRKDIGNKAIGLASY
- a CDS encoding EYxxD motif small membrane protein, whose translation is MFLEYVMDMSFVLIALIGSIVALLFVYVRKTNKKRVR
- a CDS encoding DUF2892 domain-containing protein — encoded protein: MNLKTNIGIVNALIRITIGLTILSWSTAKLVKKPWRDSYLFMSMLGAMKVAEGIVRFCPVTALFERGQEMRDNKETEMNQMHPYNPS